A stretch of Gossypium hirsutum isolate 1008001.06 chromosome A06, Gossypium_hirsutum_v2.1, whole genome shotgun sequence DNA encodes these proteins:
- the LOC107962140 gene encoding uncharacterized protein: MAKSMRSKREKRLRAIRREIVEPFYQKKDEAKMAAIEAALAAPKLPASSPPSGSMQLEEQVTAPSSATTNLNSMEVEMADSDENKTKASLRAVGRIGKMSKKKLKIAKKKRRAEGTGKIRGKRNL, encoded by the exons ATGGCAAAGTCGATGAGATCGAAGAGAGAGAAGAGGCTGAGAGCCATAAGGAGGGAAATAGTGGAACCTTTCTATCAGAAGAAAGATGAAGCTAAGATGGCTGCCATAGAGGCTGCCCTGGCTGCCCCTAAGCTGCCCGCCTCTTCCCCACCCTCTGGTTCTATGCAGCTCGAAGAACAAGTTACCGCACCCAGTTCCGCAACAACCAATCTAAACTCCatgg AGGTGGAAATGGCTGACAGTGATGAAAACAAGACCAAGGCCTCCTTGAGAGCTGTTGGTAGAATAGGAAAGATGtccaaaaagaaattgaagatcgCCAAAAAGAAGCGCCGCGCCGAAGGTACGGGAAAGATCAGGGGGAAGCGTAATCTTTGA